Proteins found in one Campylobacter sp. MG1 genomic segment:
- the polA gene encoding DNA polymerase I — MKKLVVIDTLNLLFRSYYAMRNLRSNKEETPIGMIFGLLNFMLKLKEEIECDYVIFALDSSGGSFRKEFLEDYKANRKDLEEDLKNQIPVCIEMIKKAGFLTIEKEKFEADDIIASVAKLARKNEIFTSIYSTDKDLYQLIEDGFIELVGKNYEVINQASCNEKFGINPNQMVDYLALVGDSADNFKGVPGIGPVAARKLLKEYESLENIYKNLNVIGNKSAKNKLNEYREDAKLSLKLAKLVDDIDLGDIFNLSLKPSNNFFANLIDDLEKYELYKFLKIAKNTDEITDKKDKDINLNYECVLLNDENELLKIVKNLNSINIGFDTETTGLDYNDEVVGFSFCKENISYYVPILHKNTKNISKDIAIQAINEIFKNPIIGHNLKFDFKMLKTNYGIDYPKVYMDSMICAWLLNPSDKFSLDYLADKYLNYTCTNYDDIVEKNQKFCDIDIDIAYKYGAQDAFITKAIFEYIMNNLDYERKECIKNEMEFIKVLVQMENNGICLDKFKLIKLKDILELELKDLEKEIFNIAGVNFNLNSPKQLKEILYDKLSLPDNNKGSTNEATLVKIDHPITNLILEYRNAMKVLSTYVLPLLDFNKNDEEIYVVRSNFLQTGTSTGRLSSNNPNLQNIPARGKYSKPLKEAFVSKKGYSFISLDYSQIELRMLAHFSKDENLLKAFLNDEDIHTRTASEIFGEVDSIKRAYAKSINFGLIYGMGAKRLSEELKISYSDASEYIKKYFESFPTIKQYFEDTRKHAKDVGFITTLLRRKRFFSYTNDIRINNSNDRECINSILQGSAADLIKVAMIKIIPYLNDNARLILQIHDELVFEVNDEYINEFSKIARNIMENAYPLRVKIKTSLSVGKNLAELK; from the coding sequence ATGAAAAAACTTGTTGTTATTGATACTTTAAATTTGTTATTTAGGTCATATTATGCTATGAGAAATTTAAGAAGCAATAAGGAGGAAACTCCTATAGGTATGATTTTCGGACTTTTAAATTTTATGCTTAAATTAAAAGAAGAAATAGAGTGTGATTATGTAATTTTTGCACTTGATAGTTCTGGTGGGTCGTTTAGAAAAGAATTTTTAGAAGATTATAAAGCTAATAGAAAAGATTTAGAAGAAGATTTAAAAAATCAAATTCCTGTTTGTATAGAAATGATAAAAAAAGCTGGATTTTTGACAATAGAAAAAGAAAAATTTGAAGCTGATGATATTATTGCAAGTGTCGCAAAATTAGCTAGAAAAAATGAAATTTTTACAAGTATTTATTCAACTGATAAAGACCTTTATCAATTAATTGAAGATGGATTTATAGAATTAGTTGGTAAAAATTATGAAGTAATTAATCAAGCATCGTGTAATGAAAAATTTGGAATCAACCCAAATCAAATGGTAGATTATTTAGCATTAGTTGGTGATAGTGCTGATAATTTTAAGGGTGTTCCTGGTATTGGTCCTGTTGCTGCTAGAAAACTTTTAAAAGAATATGAAAGTCTTGAAAATATTTATAAAAATTTAAATGTAATTGGCAATAAAAGTGCTAAAAATAAATTAAATGAGTATAGAGAAGATGCAAAATTATCATTAAAATTAGCAAAATTAGTTGATGATATAGATTTAGGTGATATTTTTAATCTATCATTAAAACCTAGTAATAATTTTTTTGCAAATTTAATAGACGATTTAGAAAAATATGAATTATATAAATTTTTAAAAATTGCTAAAAATACAGATGAAATCACAGACAAAAAAGATAAAGATATAAATTTAAATTATGAATGTGTATTATTAAATGATGAAAATGAATTATTAAAAATTGTCAAAAATTTAAATTCTATTAATATTGGTTTTGATACCGAAACTACTGGGTTAGATTATAATGATGAGGTGGTTGGTTTTTCGTTTTGTAAGGAAAATATTAGCTATTATGTCCCTATTTTGCATAAGAATACAAAAAATATAAGTAAGGATATAGCAATACAAGCTATAAATGAAATTTTTAAAAATCCTATTATAGGTCATAATTTGAAATTTGATTTTAAAATGCTAAAAACAAATTATGGTATAGATTATCCAAAAGTTTATATGGATAGTATGATATGTGCTTGGCTACTTAATCCTAGTGATAAATTTTCACTTGATTATTTAGCTGATAAATATTTAAATTACACTTGCACTAATTATGATGATATTGTAGAAAAAAATCAAAAATTTTGTGATATAGATATTGATATAGCTTATAAATATGGTGCTCAAGATGCTTTTATTACTAAGGCTATTTTTGAATATATTATGAATAATTTAGATTATGAACGCAAAGAATGTATAAAAAATGAAATGGAATTTATAAAAGTTTTAGTTCAGATGGAAAATAATGGAATTTGTTTAGATAAATTTAAACTTATAAAATTGAAAGATATTTTAGAATTAGAATTAAAAGATTTAGAAAAAGAAATTTTTAATATAGCTGGAGTTAATTTTAATTTAAATTCTCCAAAACAATTAAAAGAAATTTTATATGATAAATTATCTTTACCTGATAATAATAAGGGTTCTACAAATGAAGCGACATTAGTAAAAATAGACCATCCTATAACAAATTTAATTTTAGAATATAGAAATGCTATGAAGGTTTTAAGCACTTATGTTTTACCACTTTTAGATTTTAATAAAAATGATGAAGAAATTTATGTAGTTCGTTCAAATTTTTTACAAACAGGCACATCTACTGGTAGGCTTAGTTCAAATAATCCAAATTTACAAAATATTCCTGCAAGGGGTAAATATTCAAAACCATTAAAAGAGGCTTTTGTTTCAAAAAAAGGCTATTCTTTTATTAGCCTTGATTATTCTCAAATAGAACTTAGAATGCTAGCTCATTTTAGCAAAGATGAAAATTTATTGAAAGCTTTTTTAAATGATGAAGATATACATACAAGAACAGCTAGTGAGATTTTTGGTGAAGTAGATAGTATAAAAAGAGCTTATGCAAAAAGTATAAATTTTGGTTTAATATATGGAATGGGTGCTAAAAGACTTAGTGAAGAATTAAAAATATCATATAGTGATGCTAGTGAGTATATTAAAAAATATTTTGAATCATTCCCTACAATTAAACAATATTTTGAAGATACTAGAAAACATGCTAAAGATGTTGGTTTTATTACTACACTTTTAAGGCGAAAAAGATTTTTTTCATACACTAATGATATTCGTATTAATAATTCAAACGATAGAGAATGTATTAATAGTATTTTACAGGGTTCAGCTGCTGATTTGATTAAAGTTGCTATGATAAAAATCATACCTTATTTAAATGATAATGCTAGATTGATATTGCAAATTCATGATGAGTTAGTATTTGAGGTAAATGATGAATATATTAATGAATTTAGTAAAATAGCAAGAAATATAATGGAAAATGCCTACCCATTGAGAGTAAAAATAAAAACTAGTTTAAGTGTTGGTAAGAATTTAGCAGAACTAAAATAA
- a CDS encoding bile acid:sodium symporter family protein encodes MKFISDFVSKFLALFVLIATIFAIIYPNISNIIKTSYVTYILGIIMFGMGLCVKASDFKEIFLRPKDVILGILAQFCIMPFIAYLLIYFFKLDIALAIGVALVGACPGGTSSNVISYLSKADVPLSLSITSCTTLLAPIITPFLTYLLVGKSVDINAFNMFISIINVVIIPIILGILMHKFFPKITKALNDILPLISTLGIIAIVMSVVGANASKILANLGIILIVVILHNILGYILGYLIGKIFKLNLAKTKTISIEVGMQNSGLATALASIHFANYPLAAVPAALFSVWHNISGGILSSFYRKLKD; translated from the coding sequence ATGAAATTTATTAGTGATTTTGTATCAAAATTTTTAGCGTTATTTGTGCTAATTGCAACTATTTTCGCCATAATATATCCTAATATTAGCAATATTATTAAGACAAGTTATGTTACCTATATTTTAGGAATTATTATGTTTGGAATGGGTCTTTGCGTTAAGGCTAGTGATTTTAAAGAAATTTTCTTAAGACCCAAAGATGTTATTTTAGGAATATTAGCTCAATTTTGTATAATGCCATTTATTGCATATCTTTTAATATATTTTTTTAAACTAGATATTGCCTTAGCTATAGGTGTTGCATTAGTTGGAGCATGTCCAGGTGGAACTAGTTCTAATGTCATTTCTTATCTTAGCAAGGCTGATGTCCCATTATCTTTAAGTATTACGAGTTGCACTACATTATTAGCACCTATAATAACTCCGTTTCTTACATATTTATTAGTAGGAAAAAGTGTTGATATAAATGCTTTTAATATGTTTATTAGCATTATAAATGTCGTTATAATTCCTATAATTTTAGGAATATTAATGCATAAATTTTTCCCAAAAATTACTAAGGCTTTAAATGATATTTTGCCACTAATTTCAACTCTTGGAATAATCGCTATCGTAATGAGTGTAGTCGGTGCTAATGCTAGTAAAATTTTAGCAAATTTAGGGATTATTTTAATAGTTGTTATATTGCATAATATTTTAGGCTATATCTTAGGGTATTTAATAGGTAAAATTTTCAAATTAAATTTAGCAAAAACAAAAACTATATCAATAGAAGTAGGAATGCAAAATTCAGGTTTAGCTACTGCCCTTGCTAGCATACATTTTGCAAATTACCCACTAGCTGCTGTTCCTGCCGCTTTATTTAGTGTATGGCATAATATTAGCGGTGGAATTTTATCAAGCTTTTATAGAAAATTAAAGGATTAA
- a CDS encoding type III restriction-modification system endonuclease: MFVQDLNKQKVLLSNGVELIKDNKFNPFSFNDDLAKQMINACLDEHFKLEREFLNQKIKLKPLSLFFIDDINSYRGENARLKEYFEKALKSKLEEELKLSTGFYKEYLQKSLNDISLTHGGYFSKDNSDKDDKIEQEINEILHDKMSLLSLNNTRRFIFSKWTLKEGWDNPNVFNICKLRSSGSEISKLQEVGRGLRLPVDEYGNRITNKEHYLNYFVDASESDFTQKLINEIEISDECFDIKIDDLLDEKIYKIILSEYDLDEDLIYDELLECGAINKRSKIINVDILKAKYPKAFSKNNIKKGKIKNSNELENKVKIKTNLYPQIKALWEEINKKVFLKYDAIENVFLANFKEFLKEFKAKDNSSYIKITQLSVNNNQLKSQKDILNNKINIKTLNYGEFLLGLSTKLGLNLNTLHKAFYELMKDGLFNINDYLNEPSLNAICKEFNFYLLSNSNRLFSISYEEFSHHIHPTKITNEKGEILNEINASDIGVLGGDELANNTFLYEQIFYDSKIEQEIIKEDIKNIQVFMKIPKNSLKIPVVGGFSYSPDFAYVLKDDKENIHYFVLESKGVDSKINLRSDENAKITNAESLFKGINITFEKQFNNDKLEEIINKVIKKI; encoded by the coding sequence ATTTTCGTGCAAGATTTAAACAAGCAAAAAGTGCTATTATCAAATGGCGTAGAGCTAATTAAAGATAACAAATTTAATCCTTTTAGCTTTAATGATGATTTAGCTAAGCAAATGATAAATGCTTGTTTAGATGAGCATTTTAAGTTAGAGCGAGAATTTTTAAATCAAAAGATAAAATTAAAGCCTTTAAGCTTATTTTTTATAGATGATATAAATTCTTATCGTGGAGAAAACGCAAGGCTAAAAGAATATTTTGAAAAGGCATTAAAAAGCAAACTAGAAGAAGAATTAAAGCTTAGCACAGGATTTTATAAAGAATATTTACAAAAATCTTTAAACGATATTAGCCTTACTCACGGCGGTTATTTTTCAAAAGATAATAGTGATAAAGATGATAAAATAGAGCAAGAAATCAATGAGATTTTGCACGATAAAATGAGCCTACTTAGTCTTAATAATACTAGAAGATTTATATTTTCAAAATGGACGCTTAAAGAAGGTTGGGATAATCCAAATGTATTTAATATTTGCAAACTTAGAAGTAGCGGAAGTGAGATAAGTAAGCTTCAAGAAGTTGGGCGTGGGCTTAGGCTTCCTGTTGATGAATACGGCAATAGAATTACTAATAAAGAGCATTATTTAAATTATTTCGTAGATGCTAGTGAGAGTGATTTTACTCAAAAACTTATAAACGAAATTGAGATAAGTGATGAGTGTTTTGATATAAAAATAGATGATTTATTAGATGAGAAAATTTATAAAATAATTTTAAGTGAATATGATTTAGATGAAGATTTGATTTATGATGAGCTTTTAGAATGCGGTGCTATAAACAAGCGAAGTAAGATAATAAATGTAGATATTTTAAAAGCAAAATATCCAAAAGCATTTAGCAAAAATAACATTAAAAAAGGTAAGATTAAAAACTCTAATGAATTAGAAAATAAAGTAAAAATCAAAACTAATTTATATCCACAAATCAAGGCTTTATGGGAAGAAATAAACAAAAAAGTATTTTTAAAATACGATGCCATTGAAAATGTGTTTTTAGCTAATTTTAAAGAGTTTTTAAAAGAATTTAAAGCAAAAGATAATTCAAGTTATATAAAAATTACACAATTAAGCGTAAATAATAATCAATTAAAAAGCCAAAAAGATATTTTAAATAATAAAATAAATATAAAAACTCTAAATTATGGAGAGTTTTTGCTAGGACTTAGCACAAAATTAGGTCTTAATCTAAACACTTTACATAAAGCCTTTTATGAGTTAATGAAAGATGGTTTATTTAACATAAATGATTATTTAAATGAGCCTAGTTTGAATGCTATTTGTAAGGAATTTAATTTTTATCTTTTAAGTAATTCTAATAGGCTTTTTAGCATATCTTACGAAGAGTTTTCACACCACATTCATCCTACCAAAATCACTAATGAAAAAGGTGAAATATTAAATGAAATAAATGCTAGTGATATAGGTGTTTTAGGCGGAGATGAATTAGCAAATAATACCTTTTTATACGAGCAGATTTTTTATGATAGTAAAATTGAGCAAGAGATAATAAAAGAAGATATAAAAAACATACAAGTCTTTATGAAAATACCTAAAAACTCATTAAAAATCCCTGTAGTGGGTGGATTTAGTTATTCACCTGATTTTGCTTATGTATTAAAAGATGATAAAGAAAATATCCATTATTTTGTGCTTGAAAGTAAAGGCGTAGATAGTAAAATCAATCTAAGAAGTGATGAAAATGCGAAAATTACTAACGCAGAAAGTCTTTTTAAAGGTATAAATATTACTTTTGAAAAACAATTTAATAATGATAAATTAGAAGAAATTATAAATAAGGTAATTAAAAAGATTTGA
- a CDS encoding amidohydrolase family protein, with amino-acid sequence MYIDTHAHIFRANISSANVVRYVPNYDASCEQYLANLKEFNFSYGVLVQPSFLGFDNSYLLQALKEHSNLRGIVVIDPNNISDLKEKNVCGLRLNLIGKDKPNFDDYKEALEYIKEFNLHIELHKELDKLLFIIDDLAKYNVKIMIDHLARPNKDTFKLLDEFNNYKNLDINFKVSGFYRLDEDLAFSKDVFDKLSDIFDIKRFVYGSDWPHTNYESKINYQKALDDFLKVTNDKAKIILQDNAKELFFI; translated from the coding sequence ATGTATATAGATACTCACGCTCACATTTTTAGAGCAAATATAAGTTCGGCTAATGTAGTTAGATATGTGCCAAATTATGATGCAAGTTGCGAACAATATTTGGCTAATTTAAAGGAATTTAATTTTTCTTATGGTGTTTTAGTTCAGCCTAGTTTTTTAGGTTTTGATAATTCATATTTATTACAAGCTTTAAAAGAGCATTCTAATTTAAGGGGAATTGTGGTAATTGACCCTAATAATATTAGTGATTTAAAAGAAAAAAATGTCTGTGGATTAAGGCTTAATCTAATAGGAAAAGATAAGCCTAATTTTGATGATTATAAAGAAGCTTTAGAGTATATTAAAGAATTTAATCTTCACATAGAATTACATAAAGAATTAGATAAATTATTATTTATCATTGATGATTTAGCCAAATATAATGTAAAAATTATGATTGATCATCTTGCAAGACCTAATAAAGATACTTTTAAATTATTAGATGAGTTTAATAATTATAAAAATTTAGATATTAATTTTAAAGTAAGTGGTTTTTATAGATTAGATGAAGATTTAGCGTTTAGTAAAGATGTATTTGATAAATTAAGCGATATTTTTGATATAAAACGCTTTGTTTATGGGAGTGATTGGCCGCATACTAATTACGAAAGCAAAATAAATTATCAAAAAGCTTTAGATGATTTTTTAAAAGTTACTAATGATAAAGCTAAAATTATATTACAAGATAATGCTAAAGAGCTTTTCTTTATATAA
- a CDS encoding SLC13 family permease codes for MLTSFIILAIILSILIGYKTRLNIGFFAIIFAYIIGAFFMDLKPKEIISYWPVSIFFVIFAVSLFYNFASVNGTLEKLAAFLIKKFENYPYFLPYAIFLVSALIAAMGAGFYSVLAFMAPITFLLCEKTGLDRVGGAMAINYGALGGANFPTSQSGIIFRSLMEKSSINPDIAFSNAFVIFLFTFILPIFVISLFVFKAKKSNIKIELLSEKITFNDKQKTTLILMALMMVFVLAFPLLHIAFPNEKTITFINSKIDIGLIAIVFVAISLLLKLGDEKQVIALIPWGTLIMICGVGILVSIATKAGVINQLSGFVESNVPKIIVPIMMMIIAAIMSLFSSTLGVVTPALFPLVPTLSNASGFSEVVLFTCIVIGAQASAISPFSSGGSLVLGAIANEHKDSLFKGLLVRAIPIGFIAALIAGIIVMNIF; via the coding sequence ATGCTTACAAGTTTTATTATCTTAGCCATTATTTTATCAATTCTAATTGGCTATAAAACTCGCTTAAATATAGGATTTTTTGCAATTATATTTGCCTATATTATTGGTGCGTTTTTTATGGATTTAAAGCCTAAAGAAATTATTTCTTATTGGCCTGTTTCTATATTTTTTGTTATTTTTGCGGTTTCGTTATTTTATAATTTTGCAAGTGTTAATGGGACATTAGAAAAACTAGCTGCATTTTTGATTAAAAAATTTGAAAATTATCCATATTTTTTACCTTATGCTATATTTTTAGTATCGGCTTTAATTGCTGCAATGGGAGCTGGATTTTATAGTGTTTTAGCCTTTATGGCTCCAATTACTTTTTTACTCTGTGAAAAAACAGGTCTTGATAGAGTTGGTGGAGCTATGGCTATTAATTATGGTGCTTTAGGCGGGGCAAATTTCCCAACTTCTCAAAGTGGAATAATATTTCGCTCTCTTATGGAAAAATCAAGTATAAATCCTGATATTGCATTTTCTAATGCTTTTGTGATATTTTTATTTACTTTTATTTTGCCTATTTTTGTAATCAGTCTTTTTGTATTTAAAGCAAAAAAATCTAATATAAAAATAGAATTATTAAGCGAAAAAATTACTTTTAATGATAAACAAAAAACCACACTAATTTTAATGGCACTTATGATGGTTTTTGTATTAGCATTTCCTTTATTACACATTGCATTTCCTAATGAAAAAACTATAACTTTTATAAATTCTAAAATAGATATAGGATTAATAGCTATTGTTTTTGTAGCTATATCATTGCTTTTAAAATTAGGAGATGAAAAGCAAGTTATAGCACTTATTCCTTGGGGGACTTTGATTATGATTTGCGGAGTTGGGATACTTGTTAGCATTGCTACTAAAGCAGGTGTGATTAATCAATTATCAGGCTTTGTAGAAAGCAATGTGCCAAAAATAATTGTCCCTATTATGATGATGATAATTGCAGCTATTATGTCGCTATTTTCTAGCACTTTAGGAGTGGTTACTCCTGCACTTTTCCCACTTGTGCCTACATTAAGCAATGCAAGTGGTTTTAGTGAAGTTGTGTTATTTACTTGCATAGTAATTGGAGCACAAGCTAGTGCTATTTCTCCATTTAGCTCTGGGGGTTCATTGGTTTTAGGAGCGATTGCAAACGAGCATAAGGATAGTTTATTTAAAGGCTTACTTGTAAGAGCAATTCCTATAGGTTTTATAGCAGCATTAATTGCTGGAATTATTGTTATGAATATTTTTTAA